The following coding sequences are from one Musa acuminata AAA Group cultivar baxijiao chromosome BXJ2-4, Cavendish_Baxijiao_AAA, whole genome shotgun sequence window:
- the LOC135610066 gene encoding malate dehydrogenase, mitochondrial-like produces the protein MRSFVVRSIESALRRRGAASSNRRLFSSDSAPERKVAILGAAGGIGQPLALLMKLNPLVSNLALYDIAGTPGVAADVGHINTRAQVAGYVGEEQLGKALEGSDVVIIPAGVPRKPGMTRDDLFNINAGIVKSLCTAIAKYCPSAVVNMISNPVNSTVPIASEVFKKAGTYDEKKLFGVTTLDVVRAKTFYAGKAKVPVADVNVPVVGGHAGITILPLFSQATPASNDLATEDIKALTKRTQDGGTEVVEAKAGKGSATLSMAYAGAIFADACLKGLNGVPDIVECSFVQSSITELPFFASKVRLGKNGVDQVLGLGPSLSDYEKEGLENLKPELKASIEKGIKFAKDN, from the exons ATGAGGAGCTTCGTTGTCAGATCCATCGAGTCCGCCCTCCGGCGCCGCGGGGCCGCCTCATCTAACCGCCGTCTCTTCTCCTCCGACTCCGCCCCCGAGCGCAAGGTTGCCATCCTCGGCGCTGCCGGCGGGATCGGCCAGCCCCTTGCCCTTCTCATGAAGCTTAACCCCCTCGTCTCCAACCTCGCCCTCTACGATATCGCCGGCACCCCCGGAGTCGCCGCCGACGTCGGCCACATCAACACCCGCGCCCAG GTCGCCGGCTATGTGGGCGAGGAGCAGCTCGGTAAGGCTCTCGAGGGCTCCGATGTGGTGATCATCCCGGCCGGCGTGCCAAGGAAACCCGGCATGACTCGTGATGATCTCTTCAACATCAATGCCGGCATCGTCAAGTCGCTCTGCACAGCCATCGCGAAGTACTGCCCCAGC GCTGTTGTTAATATGATAAGCAACCCAGTGAATTCAACTGTGCCAATTGCATCCGAGGTGTTCAAGAAAGCGGGAACATATGACGAGAAGAAGCTGTTCGGTGTCACTACTCTCGATGTTGTCAGGGCCAAAACTTTCTACGCTGGGAAAGCGAAGGTTCCGGTAGCTG ACGTTAATGTTCCAGTTGTTGGTGGGCATGCTGGCATAACCATCTTGCCTCTGTTTTCCCAG GCAACTCCTGCTAGTAATGATTTGGCCACCGAGGACATCAAGGCTCTCACGAAGAGAACCCAGGATGGTGGTACGGAGGTTGTGGAGGCAAAGGCTGGAAAAGGCTCAGCAACATTGTCTATGGC ATATGCAGGAGCTATCTTTGCAGATGCATGCTTGAAAGGTCTTAATGGGGTTCCTGACATTGTTGAGTGTTCATTTGTACAATCAAGCATCACAGAGCTGCCATTTTTTGCTTCTAAG GTGAGGCTCGGGAAGAACGGAGTGGACCAAGTACTTGGGCTCGGGCCATCTCTGTCTGATTATGAGAAAGAAGGATTGGAAAATCTTAAACCTGAGCTTAAGGCCTCCATTGAGAAGGGAATCAAGTTCGCAAAGGACAACTAG
- the LOC103973721 gene encoding pyruvate decarboxylase 1 has protein sequence MQDGLDNRGRAGRRSPGTLGRHLARRLVQVGVRDVFAVPGDFNLTLLDHLIAEPQLNLVGCCNELNAGYAADGYARASGVGACVVTFTVGGLSVINAIAGSYSENLPIICIVGGPNSNDYGTNRILHHTIGLPDFSQELRCFQTVTCHQAVVNHMDDAHEMIDTAISTALKESKPVYISISCNLPGIPHPTFVNEPIPYFLTPKVSNQLGLEAAVEATAQFLNKAVKPVLVAGPKLRVAKAHQAFMELADACGYPIAIMPSAKGMVPEHHPHFIGTYWGAVSTNYCGEIVESADAYIFVGPIFNDYSSVGYSLLIKKEKAVFAQPNRVAIGNGPSFGWVFMADFLTALSRKLKKNTTALENYHRIYVPPSRPLKRENDEPLRVNILFKHIQDMLSGETTVIAETGDSWFNCQKLRLPENCGYEFQMQYGSIGWSVGATLGYAQAAKERRVIACIGDGSFQVTAQDVSTMIRHGQRSIIFLINNGGYTIEVEIHDGPYNVIKNWNYTGFVDAINNGEGKCWTCKVRTEEELEEAVAKATGEMKDSLCFLEVIVHKDDTSKELLEWGSRVSSANSRPPNPQ, from the exons ATGCAGGACGGACTGGACAACCGCGGCCGAGCCGGGCGGCGGAGCCCCGGGACACTGGGACGGCACCTGGCCCGCCGGCTGGTGCAGGTCGGCGTCCGGGACGTGTTCGCCGTCCCCGGCGACTTCAACCTCACGCTGCTCGACCACCTCATAGCTGAGCCCCAGCTCAACCTGGTGGGCTGCTGCAACGAGCTCAACGCCGGCTACGCCGCCGACGGCTACGCCCGCGCCAGCGGCGTCGGCGCCTGCGTCGTCACGTTTACCGTCGGCGGCCTCAGCGTCATCAACGCCATCGCCGGATCCTACAGCGAGAACCTTCCCATCATCTGCATCGTGGGCGGGCCCAACTCCAACGACTACGGCACCAACCGCATCCTCCACCACACCATCGGGCTCCCCGACTTCTCCCAGGAGCTCCGCTGCTTCCAGACCGTCACTTGCCACCAG GCGGTGGTCAACCATATGGATGATGCTCACGAAATGATCGATACCGCGATCTCGACAGCTTTGAAGGAGAGCAAGCCAGTGTATATCAGCATCAGCTGCAACTTGCCTGGGATACCGCACCCTACCTTCGTGAATGAGCCGATTCCTTACTTTCTCACGCCCAA GGTGAGCAATCAATTGGGACTAGAGGCTGCTGTGGAGGCAACGGCACAATTTTTGAACAAGGCTGTGAAGCCAGTTTTAGTTGCAGGTCCAAAACTGAGGGTGGCAAAAGCCCATCAGGCCTTCATGGAGCTAGCAGATGCATGCGGGTATCCAATAGCTATTATGCCATCAGCTAAAGGGATGGTACCCGAGCACCATCCTCATTTCATTGGTACTTATTGGGGTGCAGTTAGCACCAACTACTGTGGTGAGATTGTGGAATCAGCTGATGCATACATCTTTGTTGGCCCGATATTTAATGATTATAGCTCCGTGGGCTACTCATTACTGATTAAGAAAGAAAAAGCAGTGTTTGCACAACCCAACCGAGTTGCTATTGGTAACGGCCCTTCCTTTGGTTGGGTTTTCATGGCGGATTTCTTGACTGCACTATCTCGGAAGCTCAAGAAGAACACTACTGCCTTGGAAAACTACCACCGGATCTATGTCCCACCCAGTAGGCCTCTCAAACGAGAGAATGATGAACCTTTAAGGGTCAATATACTTTTTAAGCACATTCAG GATATGCTGAGTGGAGAGACAACTGTTATTGCAGAGACTGGcgattcatggttcaattgccaaAAGCTTCGCTTGCCAGAGAACTGTGG GTATGAGTTCCAAATGCAGTATGGATCTATTGGATGGTCAGTTGGTGCCACTCTTGGATATGCTCAGGCTGCTAAGGAAAGGCGTGTTATTGCTTGCATAGGGGATGGAAGTTTCCAG GTTACAGCTCAAGATGTATCAACAATGATCCGGCATGGGCAGCGAAGCATTATATTTCTCATCAATAACGGTGGATATACCATTGAAGTAGAGATCCATGATGGGCCTTACAATGTGATTAAGAACTGGAACTACACTGGATTTGTCGACGCCATTAACAATGGGGAAGGCAAATGTTGGACTTGCAAG GTGAGGACCGAGGAAGAATTAGAAGAGGCCGTCGCCAAAGCCACAGGAGAAATGAAGGATAGCTTATGCTTCCTTGAGGTAATTGTGCATAAAGATGATACGAGTAAGGAGCTACTGGAATGGGGATCGAGGGTCTCGTCCGCCAACAGTCGCCCACCTAACCCACAGTAG